Below is a genomic region from Vibrio cortegadensis.
AAGGAAAACATAATTGTATATGCATAAATATGTATTTTTACAAATGCGGGACCACCATTTGATACATAAGGAATCCCTATATTTTCAAGAAAATACCCACCAAGAGTTACCGACGAGATAATAGAAATTACAACATAGAGATAGATACTAGTGCTTTTCATTGACAGTTAAGCCCTTTATGTAGTCTTTGATAGAAAAGCTATTTAACATAAAATGCACTGACCCATATGATAAAAATCCAACGCTGATAAAGATAATAATAACAAGCCAACTCGGTAGTATATTTGTATACATGCCAGTAACATTTACAGATATAGCCATCATCATGGTTGCCAATAAAGTTTCAGGTAGATGTTGAGGACACGGATACCGATACCCAAGGCGCGTCCCCACGATTAAAGTGAAAATTGAAACTACAAAAAACGCTAACATAAAACTGATTGCAGCACCTATCGCTCCATACACCGGAATTAGTTCCAAAGAAATTCCGACCTGAATGACAAATGCACTTAAGGTTAAAATTGGCATCCACTTTGTTTTCATTACGAATTGAAATCCATGGTCCAAAAAATGACACTTAATATTAAAAAACCAAGTAGCAATAGATAAAGCGTAAAATATCTTTAGATCCATACCTTGGTAGGGTTCACCTAAGAATAATTTAACTAAATGTGGTGCTAGCAAACATATACCAACTGTCGACGGTATACTGAGTGCGCATATAACACCTCCATAGTATCGATGCTTCTTATACAGTTCTGATTTGTCATTAACTTTTTTAGTCAACTCAGGGAAAAGTGGTAATGCTACGACCATAAATACTAGTGACATAATTCCCATTAACAAATTAGAAACCGCAGAATATAACCCAGCCTGTTCAAGATCAGTTAATGATGCAATGAGCAACCGGTCGCTACGTGATGCTAGTATACCTAGTAATCCAGATATCATTAATGGAAGGCCAAAACTAAGCAGTGTAGTTTTCATCGATTTATTATATTTATTAGATATTGTCCCATGATATCCAACAATTACTAATGAAATTGTATAGCTTACAATCAATGAAAATATAGCTGACACAATATTCTCATAATACAAAAGGGTAATATAACTTATTATTACAGACAACATTGATTGAACAAAAACAGCTTTTCGATAATGAGTCACTCGCTCTTCAACCCTTGCACATTCCGTTAAATATAAATATAAACTCTTTGATATTAATAACAGATAAATGGCTGCAAAATTTGTTACGGTGAAAACATTAAACATCATCATGCATATGAGAATAACAAGTGATGATAAAAACAAGCAAACCAACAACCAAAATGACAACTGTGATACAAATTTCAACTTTGATGATGATGTTGAATAGAATCTCACTAAGCAGTTATTAATCCATTGAACTAGTACAGAGCGAGCGCCTTCTGTAAATACTAAGAAAATTGCTAACAGACCGTATTCATTTGGAGATAAATACCTCGTCTGAATTGAGATGAGTAAAAACAGGCTAAATGCAGAGAGTATTTGAACCGGCGCATATTTAAAAAGCTTACTTATCACTATTAATATTTCCGTATGCCACTTGATACTTCTCAACGACGCTGTCTATTGAAAAAATGGATTTTATTTCGTCTCTATCAATTGTCTTCACACTGTTTATGTACGCTAATATTCTAGATACTTCATCATCCATTCTATTTACATCAATAAAGCAAACGCCTAATCCTCTGAAAAATGAATTTTTCTCATCCAGGATACCGACAGACGTCGATATCAGCGGCAACCCTGCAGCTAACATCTCCAACGGTGCTAGCCCAAATGTCTCTTCCTTTGATAAGAAAACTCCTAAATCCGCAAGTTCATATTGTTCAATTATCTGGGCTTGAGACATCGCACCCATCCAATGAACTTTTTCGCTAATATTTAAGTTTTCAGTTTTTATCTTTAGTTCTCTCGAGTATTCATTATCATCTGGGCCAATAATAGTTAGCTCTACATTAATTGAACTACTCAGAGTTTTAGTTAACTCAATGATTAGATCAATTTGTTTACGAGGTGTTATCAGGGCACAAGTAACTAACCGAATTACTGAGTCACCATATGAACGACTATTTTTCGCATGGAAGAACGAGCTATCAATTGGGTTGCCGATTTTAACTAACTTATGAAGGTGTTCTCCCTTCACTTCATCAAAAATGATATCGCCTACGCATGTGATCATGTTTGCTTTTGACAGAGTCATTTTTGGCAAGATTGACTCAAAAATTATATTGTTAAAAAAACCTCGTGACTTTCTCGCTATTTTCCCAAAAGAATGAAGTGTTAGTATGGATTTAACATTATTGGACGAAAATAGTGGGAGGCTTATTAAATGGCTATGTACTATATCCGGCTGAGATTCTTTTATTTTTTTGTATAGAAAGTAATTATGATAAACAAACCCAGGCACCGTAATCCCAAATAACGTCTCTTTTTCTGGGATAAATGTAAGCGTTACCCTTTCATGTAAAGCATACTGTTCAAATAATTCAACATCCGTCGTACCCACTTTAATTGCAACTATTTCATACATATAGCCTTCTGGCGGTTTTTCTGCTAACGAACGAATGATTTGCTGACAAACACTATCTACTCCTCCTGCATTTTCGCTTCCCCACTTGACTGTGCTGAGAGGAACAATAAGCAATATCTTTTTCATTACGTTTCCTTTAAGGCAACATTAAGAAATAACGCTGCCTTAATTAAGTTTGCATCACACCGCAATAAGACAGTGCAGATCAGTGAAAACCATCTGTTTGTTAAGCGACTACACCTCGAGTATCAATCACCACTTTCTTTGCAAAAGAGGTTTTATCTGCTGCTTTGAACTCTTTATGATCAACAAGAACAACAACAACATTGGCAATTTCCATCGCTCGCTCAAGTGTCACTAATTCAACACCCGCTTCTGCTAATTGGTTCGGTAAATCAGAGATATTCGGTTCAACAACAAGAATCTGCCCAATATCATCCTGAGCTAAGTTCGCTGTAATATCTAATGCAGGGCTTTCACGTAGATCATCAATGTCCGCTTTAAATGCAACACCAAGGCATGCAATTACTGGTTTTTTAAATTGGTCCGCGGCTTGCTTAACTTGCTCAACAACCCATTGTGGTTTGCCATCATTAACATTACGTGCGGCGGCAATCAGTTTTGACTCTTCTGGGCAACTATTGACTATGAACCACGGGTCTACCGCAATACAGTGTCCACCTACACCAGGACCAGGGTTCAAGATGTTAACGCGTGGGTGACGGTTGGATAACTTAATCAATTCCCACACATTAATTTTAAGTTTTTCGCTAATAAGAGATAGCTCATTTGCAAAAGCAATATTCACATCTCGGAATGAGTTCTCTGTCAGTTTCGCCATTTCAGCTGTACGAGAGTTGGTTACAATGCACTCCCCTTTAACAAACGTTTTGTACAGCTCCACCGATTTTTCACTGCAAGACTTGCTCATGCCACCAATCACGCGGTCGTTACTCACGAGTTCTTGCAATACATAGCCAGGTAATACGCGCTCCGGACAGTGAGCCACTTTAATATCGGCCCCATCGCCTTTCTGCTGCGGGAAAGTTAAATCCGGCCTTGCCTCTGCCAACCAACCTGACAGTTTTTCTGTTGCCCCTACAGGTGACGTGCTTTCTAGAACCACCAAGTTTCCTTTCTCAAGTACTGGTGCAATCGCTTTTGCCGCGGCTTCAATATAACTAAGATCAGGCTCGTGATTATCCCCTTTAAATGGAGTAGGTACGGCAACCAAAAATGCATCCGCAGATTCTGGTGTAACCGTAGCTTTCAGCTTTCCTGTCATCACCGCACTTCTGACGACAATATCCAAATCCGGCTCAACAATATGAATCTCACCTTTATTAATGGTGTCGACAGCGTGTTGATTGACATCAACTCCGATTACATCAATTCCTCGTGATGCAATCACTGCCGCAGTCGGTAACCCGATATACCCCAAACCAATAACTGAAACTTTACTAAACATTTTTTTCCTCAAATTTTATCTTGCTAAAATATCTGCGATACGCTGACTTGCTTGACCATCACCGTATGGATTGTGCGCTTGGCTCATCGATTCATAAGCCTTTCCATCTAAAAGCAATTGAGTTAGCTCTTCATAAATAATTTGTGTATTTGTACCGACTAGCTTAACGGTACCGGCTTGTACCGCTTCTGGTCTTTCCGTTGTATCTCGCATAACCAAAACAGGTTTACCCAACGATGGCGCTTCTTCTTGAATACCACCAGAATCCGTTAAAATGATGTGTGCTCTATCCATCAAATAGATAAAAGAGAGATACTCTTGCGGATCAATGAGGAAGATATTGTTAACGTCGCGCAATAACCGATTGATTGGCTCTTGCACATTTGGGTTCAGATGGACAGGATAAAGAACTTGGCATTCAGGGTGCTGTTTAGCGGTCTTCAACAATGCTTCACAAATACGTTCGAAACCTCCGCCAAAACTTTCGCGTCGATGACCTGTGACTAAAATGAGGTTTTTTTCTTTATCGAGCATTGAAAATTGTTGGTCCAACGTCTCTTTCAAGTATGAATCGCTGTTGATTTTATTGCGGATCATAAATAGAGCGTCAATAACAGTGTTACCTGTTGTGTGAATGGTGTCAGCGCTATAATTTTCACTTAATAAATTTTGCTTTGACGTCTCTGTTGGTGCGAAGTGATATTGAGTCAGTGCTCCGGTTAGTTTCCTATTTGCTTCTTCAGGCCAAGGCGAATAAATATTTCCAGTTCGCAAACCCGCTTCTACATGGCCAACCGCTATTTGTTGGTAATAACAGGCTAGTGATGTAGCAAAAGTCGTCGCTGTATCCCCATGAACGAGAACTACATCAGGCTTGAACGTCTTTAAGACGCCCTCCATTCCATTTAAAATCTTAGTTGTCACGGTACTTAACGTTTGACCAGGCTCCATAATATTCAGATCAAAATCAGGCATAATTTCAAACAATGCCAAGACCTGATCAAGCATTTCTCTATGTTGTCCTGTCACACATACTTTCGTTTCAAAACGACTGTCTTGCTTCATTTTATGAACCAATGGTGCCATTTTTATCGCTTCAGGCCGTGTACCAAATGCTATTAGAACCTTTTTCACAATATCGACTTCCTGTTATTCCAATTAAAATACCTACTCAAGGTCGAGATTCACTTCACAACATTGAAATCAGTAGTTATCACAAATTTTGAGCACGCTACCGCCACTAGATATCGCCTCTAGAGTGCTATTTACAGCAGTAACAACATAATCATTGTTTATAAACACTTATATTTTCGCGCTCTGCGTGATATTAGGGCTCACGCTAAGCAGTAAATTTATTAAAGATCCCTTCAGAACCAACATCAATTAAGTCAAATGCTTGTTCAAAAAGTGATATCCCACCTTGGTATGGATCGGGAATTTCTGTTTCATTAATGAGACTATGGGATAAAAACAGAGATAATTTATATCTATATTCAAATGGACAAATATCAAAAAGGTCTGCAAGCGTTGATTTATCAACAGCTAAAATCAGATCAAACGTTTCAAAATCATCATTTATTATTCTCCTAGACTTTGAAACTAAAGGATTGTAACCACGATTATTAGCAACCAATATAGCTTTAGGATCGGGGTCCTTCCCTTGAATAAATTTTAAGACACCAGCACTATCAACTTTCCAGCATAAATCTCTCTGCTGCGCCTTTTGCCTCAAAACGGCTTCCGCCATTGGAGAACGACATATATTCCCAGCACATACGACAAGAATTGATAGATTTTTTCTTTCCATGACAAATAACAAGGTCCTAAATGATGATAATCGCTTCTTGAATATCCTGTGTCTTTTGATGGCAAGGATAATATCTTAAGACGCGACCTGAGTTTGTCTCATAATTGCAACTAACATTAAATATAAAGTTATTTTATGCTGACAATTTCATGCTCTAAGACTTAGAAGCAGCTTGTGTTCAAAATTTAACCATCAGCTTTGCAATCTGACTCAGTCATCTGCCCTCACCCGCCTCATCCATTCTTAAATAACATTAAAAGGCTTTATTTACAGTAAGTTATAACAAGTTCATTTTTTCAAAAACGCCTACTATTAAAGTAAAAAGTGAGCCTTGGTTATCATCTCCTTGATAAATTTCTCATCGAAATAAAATTTTTTAATTTATTATTCTGACTCTATTATTGATAAATCAACGCCTATTGTGCGTTGAATATTTGCTTGCTAGACTCATTTCGAAATAAATTCACCCCTTATTAAATAACTTATGGTGTTAAGATGAACAAATTATACTCTTCGCTCTTGATTAGCTTTACCTCTTTATTTACGACAATGTCAGTTAGTGCCGATGAAACCACTCAACAAACATCTGCAAACATTGAACTATCAACCCAAAATATCCAAGAAACTGGTGGCTACTTATCTGCGGATATATTCATAAATAATAAAAGCAATGACTTCGAAAACATTAAATATTGGCTATCAGTAAAAGGCCCAAAAGGTTTATCTTTCCCTGCTAAATCAGTAGTGCAAGGCGATAACTCTAATATTGAGACGGTAGAAACTGGAAGTATTCTCAGTTTCAGTCGAGGAATTTGGATTCGTGATTATATGGAAGATGGCTTATATACTGTATCTATTGAAGGTGTAAATACTGACACCGGGGTAATATTTAAAGAGTCAAGCCAGTTTGTTAAGGGCGTTGATTTATTAAATCCAGCAGTTATTGACGGTCTAAGTTTACAAGTTTCTTTATCTATTGCGTCGAGTATTCCAAGTGATGGCGGTTACCTACCTCTTTATATTGATGTTCAAAATGCCAGAGAAATCCCTGCTAGTGTTGAGTTTTGGATAACCGCAGAAGGCCCTGACGGACTCAACATCCCAATTAACTCTAGACAAGCTCTAACTATTGGCGGGGAAGACTCGTATACTAAAGCTCGTGGATTCAGATTCGATGCAAGTTATCCTAAAGGTGAGTATGTGCTCACTACGCAGATGTATGATGTAGCATCTGGTCAGCACATAGAGTATTCTCTAAGCGTATTCAAAGACTAATCGATACTAGCCTCAACTGGAATACTATTATTTCCCTCAATATCGATATCAATTACGTTTTTATCGATGAATAAAAACGTATATTCATCTCTATATGAATTATTCTTTATAGCGACGTTAGAAAATGACCAGCGCTCATCCTTTGTTATTGTACGGATCGCTGTTTGATATTGAGGGTTACTCACACCATCAAATGTGATGACTTGAAATTCATTGTTTGTTATAGATATATTTTCAATAGGGCTAGTTGCTTGTTCCCAATCAGAATAACTCTGCAATCTAATTCCTTGCTGAGAATAGCTAAACTGATTATGATTAATTCTCAATCCACCCCAACTAACCTTTCTGTCTGATCTAGAGTTTGGGTAGATATTCAACAAGAATCCATCAATGTTTGATAAATTGTTATTTTCAAAAAGAACGTCTGAGTAATAACTTAACTCCACGGCGCTTCCGTTAATATTATTGAAGTCATTATTTATAACTTTTGCATTCGACACTTCTGTTCTTGATGATAATTTAAGTGAACATTCAACAAATTGGTTTTCGATAATAGAAATATCATTACTCCCTCCGACAAATGTATTTTTTGTTGCTTGAGTCGTTGTTACTTGAGCACATCCCTGAAACTTATTCTTCATTACTATTATGTCTTCAGAACCAACGGCATATTTTCCTTCGTCAGGACTTGTCGTTATCCTTAATGCCGCATCACCAAAATGATAGAACTCGTTATTTACTATCATACTGTTTTTGGTACTGGCTAAGTACAGCCCCTGTTCTCCCCAAACTTGGTTACTGTTTCCATTATTCAATCCAGTAAATACGACATCAGAGATCATCAGATCTGTCGTGTGCTTAATATACAACAGATACTCACCAACAAAGTCATCACACTTTGCTAGTTCAGCTTTTCCTGCCCCTATAATCGATATATTTCTTTTACTGAACAACGAAATAGTTCGACAAATATCATAAAGCCCATTTGGGATCATTAGCGTATCGTCATCATTTAATTCTGCTAACGCTGACTGAAAAGCTAAACTGTCATCTTTACCATCATCTGCTATGGCACCAAAATAGGTCACATCGTATATATTACCCTGTGCATTCATGATCGGTAGACTAAGAGATGCAAATAGTAAAATTAATCCTTTCATAATTTATAGCCTCAAAAAAAACATACCAACCAACAGAGAATAGTAGCATATCAATCCGTATTTAATTTTTATTATTAATGGTGAGAGCCTCTTAATTTAATTCTTATTTATGAAACATCTCATTAATGAGTCAATGTTATCCTCCTTTTCAGTTGAACTTTATCTACCTGATATAGACAATTCCCCCTAGAGCATCCCCTAACCTGATTTGCTCATAACTACCAGTACTAATTTAATATTTCAGACACACCTATATTATTTTAATAATTATCAAACATGCGAATTAGAAGGAAGCTTTCATGTCGCTCAAGTATTTTGTTCTTACCATAGGCGCTATATCGTCAGCCCTATCCACAGCACACGCAGATACGATTCACTCGAATGAAATATATACAAATTTAAAATGGTCGTGGAATCAGAGTCAATTTGAGCCAAGTTCGGTTCAGGTAATGGCAACCCCTGTTGTCGCTCAACTCAATGACGATAATAGCGACAATATAATTGATAATAATGATGTCGCTGATGTCATCATCATCACCTTTAAGAACAAAGATTACGCGAAAGGCGGTATAATTCGAGCTCTAAGTGGCACGGACGGTGCTGAACTGTGGGCTTACAATAACGGTGCTATTATCGCTGATGCTCGTTATTCTCCTGCAGTTGCTGACCTTGATGGTGATGGCGTTGTGGAAATTGTCACAACCAGTAGCTCTAGCAACTTTATCAATATTCTTGATGTCGACGGCAATATAAAAAAACAAATTCCAAAGGTGGAAAGTGGGTGGAGATCTGTCGGTGATATCTCTTTAGCCGATCTAGATGGTGATGCCTCGATTGAGATTCTCTCAGCCAATGCTGTATACAATTACGATACTGGTTTAGTGTTCAGTCACCCTTGGGCTCCGTCATCGATTAGTGGTGATTTTAATGGCGACTCAAGAGCAGAAGTCTTTACTGGTGGTGCTTTATATCAAAGTAACGGTTCTTTCGATTGGCAATACCAGGCCAATGATACAGTCTGGTTCTCATCTTTAGTCAACCTCGATGACGATAAGCAACCAGAAGTTATCGTGTCTGTACCAGCAACGTATAATTCAGCTGAAAATAGTGTGTTTACTGTCTTGGAACATGATGGAACCACAAAGTGGGAAGTGACCAACCTCGAAAATTCAGGGGGAGGTGTTCAAGCTGTATCAAATTTTTTAGGTCGTGAAACTCCAATAACAACAAGCTTGTCAAAAATTTTCGGTTACGCCAATTACCACAGCTCACCTTCAGCAACCATTACCATTGAAGAGAGTGATAAGCTTTGGATTCGTTCTGGAGCAGCTATCGATGCGATTGGGACTGCGCCTAGTTCAGTAGTAGGAGGTAACGGCGGGTATTTAAATAGCCCAATAGATCTCTCTCAAGTTGAAGCAATAGATATTACTTCAGGTCGATACTGGTGGGGGGGATATCATGTCCTTGCCTTAGATTTCTATTTAAAAGATGGCTCCCAAGTATCGATGGGCTCAAAACGTTACTACTCTCATCATATCAAAACTGAGCGAGTGACCGTGCCACACAACTCCTTTATCAAAAGTATCAATGTCTGGACATCATATTGGTTGGTCGATGGCTTGCAGTTTCAAATCGCATCAGTACCTGACAAACACGATGTCAAAGGCATCGTTTATGCGGGCTATTCAGCCGTGGATATGTATAATTTCAAAGGGGAAAAAGTGTGGTCAGTACCAAATGATGACATAAATAGTGGCAAAATTGGGGTATCCGCTTTCGATTTCGATAATGACGGCATTGATGAGGTGTTAGTTCAAGATCGTCAAACCGTTCGTATTCTTGATGGTCAAACAGGTCGTGTATTAAGCTCTATTGATAACTCTTCAGGTACATTGTGGGAATATCCAATTGTTGTCGATCTTGCAGGTGACGATAATGCAGAGTTAATTGTCGTTGCTAATGATTATGACCGTCCTTATGCAATAAATCATGGTGTCTATGTGTATGAATCTGCGGACGATGATAAGCCATGGAAAAATGCCACACGTATTTGGAACCAACACTCTTACCATTTCTCGAATATCAGTCAAGATGGGTCGATCCCAAACAGTGCAACATCTAGCTGGTTAACACACAATACTTATCGTTCAAGCACCTTACGTGGCGTTGTAAACAATACGAAGTCTCCCATTTTTGGTCGCCAAACAGGAGAGATCTCTAACCATCATGTATTAAACGATCAAACGTTATTTGTACGTTCTGGTTTCGCGATTGACGCTTTAGGTACAAGCCTTGATCATTTAGCTGGTGGGGATGGTGGAGCATTGCGTTCGCCTGTCAATTTAGCTCAAGTTGAATCTATCCAAGTAACCTCTGGTGATTATTACTGGGGTGGCAATCATATTATTGCCTTAAAGTTCACCTTCAAAAATGGCTCATCAATTCTCATGGGATCTAAACATTACGCTTCAAACAAAGTCGTGGAAACATTCACTATTCCTCAAGGAAAGCAAATACAACAGATGAATGTATGGACCAATGGTTGGTTAGTTGACGGATTACAATTTGAACTAAACTAATATCTAACCGTTAGAGACTAAAAAACCCGACATTAGTCGGGTTTTTTATTAATGAAGTGAATACGGAGATCAAAGAAACCGTTCTATTCTCTTTCCTCTCTACCTATGAACCTTACTGCTTTTTCTTTTTGCTGTAAGCTCGCTTCTTTCTTTTAAAAGCAGGGCGTTCAGCCTTAGGAAGCTGCCTCAATGATTCTGGAATATCACCTGTTTTTACGGTGTGCATTAAATGGTCGATTCGAGTTTCTAACGCTTGCATAAATGGCTGATAGGCTTGATTTCTTTCTGCCATTCCTTGAAGTTGATGTTCCCAATGCGCTGTCATATCGGGATAGGTAGACTCAGAAGGTAAAGCATGAATTAACCCACGACCTGCTTCGCTACTTAAAATGGTTTTTCCTTGGCGCTTGAGTAACTGTCTTTTAAACAAGGTATCAAGAATACCTGCTCGTGTCGCTTCGGTGCCCAATCCATCCGTCTCTTTAAGAATTTTCTTCAACTCTTTATCTTCGACAAATCGAGCTATACCTGTCATTGCTTGTAATAGAGTGGCTTCAGTAAAATGCTTTGGCGGTTCAGTTTTTCGGTCTTTAATCTCACCTTCTCGACATGTTAATACGCTACCTTTTGTTAAGGGTGGAACACTATCCACTCCTGCATTATCATCTTCAATTTTTCCCATCAAGGCTTTCCAGCCAGGCGACACCAGTTGACGGCCTTTCGCAATAAACACACCACCAGCAATATCAAACACCAATTTAGCCTCTGCATAAACGGCTGCTGGATAAAATTGCATCAGATATTGCCTTGCCACTTGCTGATAAATTTTCATTTCATCGGCAGACAAACTATTCATCGACATTTTCTTAGGCGTTGGAATAATGGCATGGTGCGCATCGACTTTTTTATCATTCCATACTTTTGATTTAAGGGATAAATTAGCGTTTTGAACCGCTTCTGTTAACTCTTTACTGTTACTGCCTATCGCCTCAGTCACCGACCTAGCTTGCGAGTAATGTTCCGTTGGCAAATAACGACTATCAGAACGTGGATAAGTGATCAGTTTGTGCTTTTCGTATAGTGACTGACAGACATCCAGCACTTGTTGAGCACTCATACCAAATCGCTTAGAAGCATCAATTTGCAGTGCAGATAACGAATAAGGTAATGGTGCAGATTGCTTGGTTTGCTTCTGTTCAGACTCAGTTACCGTTGCTGGTTGGTTCATTATTCGCTGAGCCACATTTTCCACAAGTTTACGATTCAGCACACGCCCTTCTTCATCTTGCCACGGTAAACAGGCTTCGCTCGGCTTCCAACGGGCCCGAATATCAAATTGCTGATTGCCATCCTGGTAAGGGATCAAAGCATGTAAAGTAAAGTAATCCCTAGGAATAAAATTTTCTATCTCTTCATCTCGACGAACGACTAGCCCTAATATTGGAGTCTGAACTCGCCCAACGGAAAGTACCCCTTGATATCCCGCTTTCTGTCCTAGCAGAGTATAAGCACGAGTCATATTCATGCCATACAACCAATCCGCTCGGGAGCGTGCCAATGCGGACACTGATAATGGAATGAACTCGCTGTTACTTCGAAGTTGTGTGAGTGCTCTTTTCACAGCAGGTAAATTTAAGTCGCTGATCAACAACCGTTCCATCGCCGATTTTTTTGTCTTACTCACTTTGCAGTAGTCAATCACCTCATCAACTAATAGCTGCCCTTCTCTGTCTGGGTCACCCGCATGAATGATATGCGTCGCCTCTTTGAGTAACTTACGAATAACCGTAAGTTGTTTACTCGATGTTTTACGAGCTCTTAATCGCCATTGCTGCGGTACAATAGGCAAATCATTTAAGTTCCACTTTTTATATCTCTCTTCATAGCAGTCTGGTTCTACTTGTTCTAACAGGTGTCCAATACACCAAGTCACGATATCCCCATTACCACAACGAATGAAACCTTGATCTTTCTTTTGAGGATTAGGAAGTGCCGCTGCAATTGCACGGCCAAGGCTTGGTTTTTCGGCGATAATAAGACGAGGCATAGTAATGAAATTCTATTTTTGAGACAGGTTAGAAACAATTAAGGCCACATTATCTAATGTGGCCTCAACAAATCAAGAAAAACTGTTTTTTTATACAGCTATTGCTAATAATAGTTATAAATATTCGACATATTTATCCAAGTCTCGCTCTTGAACTCGCATTGGTGTGCAGCCCGGCGTGCCTAAGTAGAGAAAACCAACGATTTGGTCCTCCCCTTCAAGACCGAAAGCTGCGCGAACTTGAGGGTGAAACATCCATTTTCCCGAGCGCCAAAATCCCTGAAAACCTTGTGCTACAG
It encodes:
- a CDS encoding VpsD family glycosyltransferase encodes the protein MKKILLIVPLSTVKWGSENAGGVDSVCQQIIRSLAEKPPEGYMYEIVAIKVGTTDVELFEQYALHERVTLTFIPEKETLFGITVPGFVYHNYFLYKKIKESQPDIVHSHLISLPLFSSNNVKSILTLHSFGKIARKSRGFFNNIIFESILPKMTLSKANMITCVGDIIFDEVKGEHLHKLVKIGNPIDSSFFHAKNSRSYGDSVIRLVTCALITPRKQIDLIIELTKTLSSSINVELTIIGPDDNEYSRELKIKTENLNISEKVHWMGAMSQAQIIEQYELADLGVFLSKEETFGLAPLEMLAAGLPLISTSVGILDEKNSFFRGLGVCFIDVNRMDDEVSRILAYINSVKTIDRDEIKSIFSIDSVVEKYQVAYGNINSDK
- a CDS encoding low molecular weight protein-tyrosine-phosphatase — translated: MERKNLSILVVCAGNICRSPMAEAVLRQKAQQRDLCWKVDSAGVLKFIQGKDPDPKAILVANNRGYNPLVSKSRRIINDDFETFDLILAVDKSTLADLFDICPFEYRYKLSLFLSHSLINETEIPDPYQGGISLFEQAFDLIDVGSEGIFNKFTA
- the vpsB gene encoding UDP-N-acetyl-D-mannosamine dehydrogenase VpsB — its product is MFSKVSVIGLGYIGLPTAAVIASRGIDVIGVDVNQHAVDTINKGEIHIVEPDLDIVVRSAVMTGKLKATVTPESADAFLVAVPTPFKGDNHEPDLSYIEAAAKAIAPVLEKGNLVVLESTSPVGATEKLSGWLAEARPDLTFPQQKGDGADIKVAHCPERVLPGYVLQELVSNDRVIGGMSKSCSEKSVELYKTFVKGECIVTNSRTAEMAKLTENSFRDVNIAFANELSLISEKLKINVWELIKLSNRHPRVNILNPGPGVGGHCIAVDPWFIVNSCPEESKLIAAARNVNDGKPQWVVEQVKQAADQFKKPVIACLGVAFKADIDDLRESPALDITANLAQDDIGQILVVEPNISDLPNQLAEAGVELVTLERAMEIANVVVVLVDHKEFKAADKTSFAKKVVIDTRGVVA
- a CDS encoding oligosaccharide flippase family protein is translated as MISKLFKYAPVQILSAFSLFLLISIQTRYLSPNEYGLLAIFLVFTEGARSVLVQWINNCLVRFYSTSSSKLKFVSQLSFWLLVCLFLSSLVILICMMMFNVFTVTNFAAIYLLLISKSLYLYLTECARVEERVTHYRKAVFVQSMLSVIISYITLLYYENIVSAIFSLIVSYTISLVIVGYHGTISNKYNKSMKTTLLSFGLPLMISGLLGILASRSDRLLIASLTDLEQAGLYSAVSNLLMGIMSLVFMVVALPLFPELTKKVNDKSELYKKHRYYGGVICALSIPSTVGICLLAPHLVKLFLGEPYQGMDLKIFYALSIATWFFNIKCHFLDHGFQFVMKTKWMPILTLSAFVIQVGISLELIPVYGAIGAAISFMLAFFVVSIFTLIVGTRLGYRYPCPQHLPETLLATMMMAISVNVTGMYTNILPSWLVIIIFISVGFLSYGSVHFMLNSFSIKDYIKGLTVNEKH
- a CDS encoding glycoside hydrolase family protein; protein product: MKGLILLFASLSLPIMNAQGNIYDVTYFGAIADDGKDDSLAFQSALAELNDDDTLMIPNGLYDICRTISLFSKRNISIIGAGKAELAKCDDFVGEYLLYIKHTTDLMISDVVFTGLNNGNSNQVWGEQGLYLASTKNSMIVNNEFYHFGDAALRITTSPDEGKYAVGSEDIIVMKNKFQGCAQVTTTQATKNTFVGGSNDISIIENQFVECSLKLSSRTEVSNAKVINNDFNNINGSAVELSYYSDVLFENNNLSNIDGFLLNIYPNSRSDRKVSWGGLRINHNQFSYSQQGIRLQSYSDWEQATSPIENISITNNEFQVITFDGVSNPQYQTAIRTITKDERWSFSNVAIKNNSYRDEYTFLFIDKNVIDIDIEGNNSIPVEASID
- the wecB gene encoding non-hydrolyzing UDP-N-acetylglucosamine 2-epimerase, with protein sequence MKKVLIAFGTRPEAIKMAPLVHKMKQDSRFETKVCVTGQHREMLDQVLALFEIMPDFDLNIMEPGQTLSTVTTKILNGMEGVLKTFKPDVVLVHGDTATTFATSLACYYQQIAVGHVEAGLRTGNIYSPWPEEANRKLTGALTQYHFAPTETSKQNLLSENYSADTIHTTGNTVIDALFMIRNKINSDSYLKETLDQQFSMLDKEKNLILVTGHRRESFGGGFERICEALLKTAKQHPECQVLYPVHLNPNVQEPINRLLRDVNNIFLIDPQEYLSFIYLMDRAHIILTDSGGIQEEAPSLGKPVLVMRDTTERPEAVQAGTVKLVGTNTQIIYEELTQLLLDGKAYESMSQAHNPYGDGQASQRIADILAR
- a CDS encoding RbmA family biofilm matrix protein, yielding MNKLYSSLLISFTSLFTTMSVSADETTQQTSANIELSTQNIQETGGYLSADIFINNKSNDFENIKYWLSVKGPKGLSFPAKSVVQGDNSNIETVETGSILSFSRGIWIRDYMEDGLYTVSIEGVNTDTGVIFKESSQFVKGVDLLNPAVIDGLSLQVSLSIASSIPSDGGYLPLYIDVQNAREIPASVEFWITAEGPDGLNIPINSRQALTIGGEDSYTKARGFRFDASYPKGEYVLTTQMYDVASGQHIEYSLSVFKD